In Garra rufa chromosome 15, GarRuf1.0, whole genome shotgun sequence, a single genomic region encodes these proteins:
- the mad2l2 gene encoding mitotic spindle assembly checkpoint protein MAD2B, with amino-acid sequence MATLTRQDLNFGQVVADILCEFLEVAIHLILYVREIYPSGIFQKRKKYNVPVQMSCHPDLNQYIQDTLHCVKPLIEKNEAEKVVVVIMDKEHHPVERFVFEISQPPLLSISSETLLSHVEQLLRAMILKISVCDAVLDNNPPGCTFTVLVHTREAATRNMEKVQVIKDFPWIVADEQEVHMEEAKLIPLKTMTSDILKMQLYVEERTQKT; translated from the exons ATGGCCACTTTGACGAGGCAGGATCTTAATTTTGGCCAAG TTGTTGCTGACATTCTGTGTGAGTTTTTGGAAGTGGCCATTCACCTCATCCTGTATGTCAGAGAGATTTATCCATCTGGTATTTTTCAGAAAAGGAAGAAATACAATGTACCTGTGCAG ATGTCATGCCATCCAGATTTAAATCAGTACATTCAAGACACACTCCATTGTGTCAAGCCACTGATAGAGAAG AACGAGGCTGAGAAGGTTGTAGTGGTGATCATGGATAAAGAGCACCATCCAGTGGAAAGATTTGTGTTTGAGATCTCACAGCCTCCTCTGCTGTCCATCAG CTCAGAGACTCTGCTGTCTCATGTGGAGCAGCTGCTGAGAGCTATGATACTAAAGATCAGTGTATGTGACGCTGTTCTAGACAACAATCCTCCAG GATGCACATTCACAGTGCTGGTACACACCAGGGAAGCTGCCACAAGAAACATGGAGAAAGTTCAGGTCATCAAG GATTTTCCATGGATTGTAGCAGATGAGCAGGAAGTTCACATGGAAGAGGCAAAACTCATTCCCCTCAAAACAATGACTTCTGATATTCTCAAG ATGCAGCTCTACGTAGAAGAAAGAACACAGAAAACTTGA
- the smim1 gene encoding small integral membrane protein 1: METNETGVQYNRWNEDNLNMQVPHSQSRLIGVYNRLCTGRLGIVMKVATSLTVMAVTYIVGYITGYYVHRC; the protein is encoded by the exons ATGGAGACTAATGAGACCGGTGTTCAGTATAACCGCTGGAATGAAGATAACCTGAACATGCAAGTGCCGCATTCACAATCCAGACTCATTGG TGTCTATAACAGACTGTGCACTGGACGGCTGGGCATTGTGATGAAAGTGGCAACATCTTTGACTGTGATGGCAGTTACATACATTGTAGGATACATCACAGGATACTACGTTCACCGATGCTGA